The window AGGCCGCGTTCAGGACAGGTACTCGCCGGTGACCGTTCGACGCATCCCTCTGACGAGCTCCAGATATTCCTCGGGGGTGTGTTTCCCGCGTTTCGCCCGCCGGATTGACGCCTTCGCCTCGTCGTCGGCGAGGAGGTCGACGACCATGCAGGCCGTGAGCTTCGCCGGGATGACGTAGGCCATCTCCTCGTCGACGGCCCGGAACTCGGGGGTGTGTGGCGTGCCCTCGAACCCGCCGATCATCGGGTGAACACCCGGAACCACCTGGGTGACGTCGCCCATGTCGGTCGAACCCGTCGTGTGCGGGTCGCTGATGTCGATCGCCTCGGCCCCGAGTTCGGCGACCGCGTTCGCCTCGTAGGCCTCGATCATCGTCTCGTCGGTCTCGAACGGGAGATACCCGGGATAGTCCTCGATCGTCACGTCGGCCCCGACGGCCATCGCGCCGCTTTCGAGCGCCCGGTTGACGGCCGTGTTCGCCTCGGTGACCGCTTCGGTCGTTCTCGCGCGGGTGTACGACTCCATGCGTACGTCCGCCGGCACGACGTTGACGCCGTCGCCGCCCTTCGTGAGGATCGGGTGGACCCGAACGTTGTCCTCGTCGGCGAACGTCTCGCGCTGGGCGTGGACCGCGTTCATCCCGAGCATCGCCGCGTTCAGCGCGTTGGTGCCCTCCTCGGGGGCCGCCCCGGCGTGCGAGGAGCGGCCGCGATAGGTGACGAACTTCCCGACGAACCCGTTCGTCGACGACCGGGTGAGGACCTCCCGACCGGGCGTGTCGGCGTCGGCGTGGACCATCGTCGCGCAGTCGACGTGGTCGAAGTAGCCCCGTTTGATCAGTTCCTGTTTGCCCCCGAGGAACTCTATCTCCTCGCCGACCAGCGACCGACGGTACTCCAGGTCGAGATACTCCTCGGCGGGGACCGCGAGGAACTCGACGGTGCCGTCGAGTTCGTCGAGCAGTCCGGTGGCAGTGAGCCCGTAGGCGGTGCCGACCAGGTTCGCCAGCTGGGCGTGGTGACCACAGGCGTGACAGGCCCCGGTCTCGGGGTCG is drawn from Halococcus salsus and contains these coding sequences:
- a CDS encoding amidohydrolase, which gives rise to MTPTETTKEAVCTAIDEHRDDLIDLARAVAAEPELGYKEHATTTKVVDAFEGMGLAVERDLAITGARATTPAETEPDEDSFTIAVLGELDALVNWEHPMADPETGACHACGHHAQLANLVGTAYGLTATGLLDELDGTVEFLAVPAEEYLDLEYRRSLVGEEIEFLGGKQELIKRGYFDHVDCATMVHADADTPGREVLTRSSTNGFVGKFVTYRGRSSHAGAAPEEGTNALNAAMLGMNAVHAQRETFADEDNVRVHPILTKGGDGVNVVPADVRMESYTRARTTEAVTEANTAVNRALESGAMAVGADVTIEDYPGYLPFETDETMIEAYEANAVAELGAEAIDISDPHTTGSTDMGDVTQVVPGVHPMIGGFEGTPHTPEFRAVDEEMAYVIPAKLTACMVVDLLADDEAKASIRRAKRGKHTPEEYLELVRGMRRTVTGEYLS